One part of the Lotus japonicus ecotype B-129 chromosome 2, LjGifu_v1.2 genome encodes these proteins:
- the LOC130737606 gene encoding uncharacterized protein LOC130737606: MMIADTASSVSSLRTTSPYCFYSKVEKQWPQRFALSVKPKHLRLSNACKVRATLDSNRSIDIPKQWYNLIADLPIKPPPPLHPKTHQPIKPEDLAPLFPDELIRQEVTSDRFIDIPDEVLDVYKLWRPTPLIRAKRLEKLLDTPARIYYKYEGVSPAGSHKPNSAVPQAWYNLQEGVKNVVTETGAGQWGSALAFACSIFGLGCEVWQVRASYDSKPYRRLMMQTWGAKVHPSPSMITESGQRILQEDPSSPGSLGIAISEAVEVAAKNPDTKYCLGSVLNHVLLHQSVIGEECLKQMEAIGETPDVIIGCTGGGSNFAGLSFPFIREKLNKKINPVIRAVEPAACPSLTKGVYAYDYGDTAGMTPLMKMHTLGHDFVPDPIHAGGLRYHGMAPLISHVFELGLMEAISIPQTECFHGAIQFARSEGLIPAPEPTHAIAATIREAIHCRETGEAKVILTAMCGHGHFDLPAYEKYLQGSMVDLSFSEEKMKASMANIPQVTP; encoded by the exons ATGATGATCGCTGATACAGCTTCTTCTGTTTCTTCACTTCGTACTACTTCACCATACTGCTTCTACTCTAAAG TTGAAAAGCAATGGCCCCAGAGGTTTGCCTTGAGTGTAAAACCAAAGCATCTGAGGCTCTCAAATGCCTGCAAAGTGAGAGCCACTTTAGATTCTAACAGATCAATTGACATTCCCAAGCAATGGTACAATCTTATAGCAGATCTACCCATTAAACCGCCTCCGCCATTGCATCCTAAGACCCATCAACCAATCAAACCAGAAGACTTGGCACCTCTTTTTCCTGATGAGTTAATAAGACAGGAGGTGACAAGTGACAGATTCATAGACATACCAGATGAAGTTCTTGACGTTTACAAGCTTTGGCGCCCGACCCCTCTCATTAG AGCCAAGAGACTGGAAAAGCTGCTTGATACACCTGCAAGAATTTACTACAAGTATGAAGGTGTAAGCCCAGCAGGATCACACAAACCCAACTCTGCTGTTCCACAAGCCTGGTATAACTTACAAGAAGGCGTCAAGAATGTCGTGACAGAAACCGGTGCTGGACAGTGGGGAAGTGCATTAGCCTTTGCATGCAGCATATTTGGCCTGGGCTGTGAG GTGTGGCAAGTACGCGCTTCATATGATTCAAAACCATATCGAAGATTGATGATGCAAACATGGGGTGCAAAGGTCCACCCATCTCCATCTATGATCACTGAATCAGGTCAAAGAATTCTTCAAGAGGATCCATCAAGCCCAGGGAGTTTAGGCATAGCTATATCAGAAGCTGTGGAGGTTGCTGCTAAGAACCCTGATACCAAGTACTGCTTGGGGAGTGTGCTCAACCATGTTTTACTCCACCAGAGTGTTATAGGAGAAGAGTGCCTTAAACAAATGGAAGCTATTGGGGAAACCCCAGATGTCATCATAGGATGCACTGGTGGTGGTTCCAACTTTGCAGGACTTAGTTTTCCATTCATTAGAGAGAAGCTGAATAAGAAAATCAACCCTGTTATAAGAGCAGTTGAACCAGCAGCATGTCCTTCATTAACAAAAGGAGTATATGCATATGATTACGGCGATACAGCAGGGATGACTCCGTTGATGAAAATGCACACACTTGGCCACGACTTCGTTCCTGATCCAATTCATGCTG GGGGCTTGCGGTACCACGGTATGGCGCCATTGATCTCACATGTTTTTGAGTTGGGTCTAATGGAAGCAATTTCAATTCCACAAACTGAATGCTTTCATG GTGCTATACAGTTTGCAAGGTCTGAAGGGTTGATACCAGCTCCAGAACCAACTCATGCCATTGCTGCAACCATTAGGGAAGCTATTCATTGTAGAGAGACTGGAGAGGCAAAGGTTATTCTGACAGCAATGTGTGGACATGGCCATTTTGACCTTCCAGCTTATGAGAAGTACTTGCAAGGTTCTATGGTTGACCTTTCATTCTCAGAGGAAAAGATGAAAGCTTCAATGGCCAATATTCCTCAAGTCACACCCTGA
- the LOC130736067 gene encoding uncharacterized protein LOC130736067 produces the protein MWEFMSRLLFFLYMVGQPASVRNLEERFQHSGETISRQFHSVLNAVCGLARDIIKPIDSSFSDVPDEIKNDVRYYPYFKDCIGAIDGTHIRVCVPPQLQATYIGRKGYTTTNVMAACDFNMCFTFVWAGWEGSAHDAKIFMEALRRPSLHFPHPPHGKYYLVDAGYPTFMGFLGPYKKNRYHLLQFRNGPRITGRVEVFNYYHSSLRNVIERSFGCCKAKWKILGSMPSYDLKTQNKIITACMALHNFIRRNDRSDEEFDANYENEDGGGENEAGPSTVTWEEPDFQSSLQMEQIREHIKNMFPTRV, from the exons ATGTGGGAATTTATGAGCaggttgcttttttttttatacatggtGGGTCAACCAGCTTCTGTTCGCAATTTAGAGGAGAGATTCCAACATTCTGGAGAAACAATATCTAGACAGTTTCATAGCGTCCTAAATGCTGTTTGTGGACTTGCAAGAGACATAATTAAACCTATTGACTCATCATTTAGTGATGTTCCTGATGAGATTAAGAATGATGTCAGATATTACCCTTATTTTAAAGATTGCATTGGTGCAATAGATGGTACTCACATAAGAGTTTGTGTTCCTCCTCAACTCCAGGCAACTTATATTGGTAGGAAAGGTTACACTACCACTAATGTCATGGCTGCTTGTGATTTCAACATGTGCTTCACCTTTGTCTGGGCTGGGTGGGAGGGTTCTGCACATGATGCTAAGATTTTTATGGAGGCTCTGCGTAGACCATCATTGCATTTTCCCCATCCTCCTCATG gTAAATATTATCTTGTTGATGCGGGATACCCTACTTTTATGGGTTTTCTAGGGCCATACAAAAAAAATAGGTATCATCTTCTGCAATTCAGAAATGGACCTAGAATAACAGGGAGAGTTGAGGTGTTCAATTATTATCATTCTAGTCTTCGCAATGTGATTGAACGATCATTTGGTTGTTGCAAAGCAAAATGGAAGATACTAGGTAGTATGCCTTCTTATGATTTGAAGACACAAAACAAAATCATTACGGCTTGTATGGCTTTGCATAACTTTATTAGAAGAAATGATAGAAGTGATGAAGAATTTGATGCAAATTATGAAAATgaagatggaggaggagaaaatGAAGCTGGCCCAAGTACTGTTACATGGGAGGAACCTGATTTTCAAAGTTCCTTGCAAATGGAGCAAATTAGGGAACACATCAAAAATATGTTTCCAACACGAGTTTAG
- the LOC130736068 gene encoding uncharacterized protein LOC130736068, giving the protein MNGEAKIKESPEVGKFRDEGLKFFPEMEILFKGVVATGLAAYAPSEDSRDSHGQSIGVEESFDADIDEAETEEHGIEVEMTAQPSSSRGNGQRKRGREGEKKVGAAANLSSQLERVINSFESSDPGSKKDPANINACVERLKNLPGLTRGSDLFYTGISLMDKRENRLIFLSLEEPTLQLGWIKSKHK; this is encoded by the exons ATGAATGGGGAGGCCAAAATCAAG GAGAGTCCTGAGGTTGGAAAGTTTAGAGATGAAGGTCTGAAATTTTTTCCTGAGATGGAAATTTTATTCAAGGGTGTAGTTGCTACTGGTCTTGCAGCATATGCTCCATCTGAAGATTCAAGAGACTCTCACGGTCAAAGCATTGGAGTGGAAGAGTCATTTGATGCTGATATTGATGAGGCCGAAACAGAAGAGCATGGGATTGAGGTAGAAATGACAGCGCAACCATCATCTTCAAGGGGAAATGGACAAAGGAAGAGAGGTAGAGAGGGTGAGAAGAAAGTTGGGGCTGCGGCTAACCTCTCTAGTCAATTGGAACGTGTTATTAATAGCTTTGAGTCAAGTGATCCTGGATCTAAAAAGGATCCTGCTAACATCAATGCATGTGTAGAGAGGCTAAAGAATCTACCAGGGCTCACTCGTGGGAGTGATTTATTTTACACGGGCATTAGTCTTATGGACAAAAGGGAGAATAGGCTTATCTTTCTTTCCTTAGAGGAGCCTACACTGCAGCTTGGATGGATTAAGTCTAAACACAAATAG
- the LOC130737607 gene encoding uncharacterized protein LOC130737607 isoform X1, with protein sequence MYVTRPLSMYRRSPSTLSIPPPDAPYSGYLVITDEEAEAEDACCWRLFRRKRVKKLPFPQDKIFSITHGSEYEQTSNTKVWFLPVPDHPLSSNRYYVIRAKGRNKGKACKSSREGDIVSCCFTDLLNDKGPKPFSLKDLYQIFKIHSHQSGGFFAKSIAPDGIPPSFLRKKGWRIQISGSYKSCRLREALGVDAPLREKLPDFNFPISRKNSPPVVVGNWYCPFIFVREGSAKARHQMKKSMFYSMRLEQRWEEIYSCGSDESEGDVDVVVVNVLVEREVVRVSGMEASKSGRTDANGFFWFRAYNPYTRRRANVGLSSAIFEHMRWVEEQGGWAHGHGKERMVRVREEVRSQTQWVRFGCYVLVESFCLRTLDGKLVLRYDFRHTHHVKFKWE encoded by the exons atgtaTGTAACTAGGCCTTTGTCTATGTACAGAAGATCTCCAAGCACTTTGTCAATACCACCACCAGATGCTCCATATTCAGGTTATCTAGTTATCACGGATGAGGAAGCGGAAGCCGAAGACGCGTGTTGTTGGCGTCTGTTCAGGCGTAAGAGAGTGAAGAAACTACCTTTCCCTCAGGACAAAATCTTCTCAATAACTCATGGATCAGAGTATGAACAAACTTCAAACACCAAGGTTTGGTTTCTCCCTGTGCCTGATCACCCTCTTTCTTCCAACCGCTACTATGTCATCAGAGCCAAAGGAAGAAACAAAGG GAAAGCATGCAAAAGCTCAAGAGAGGGGGACATAGTCAGTTGCTGCTTCACTGACCTCTTGAATGACAAAGGGCCAAAGCCTTTCAGTCTGAAAGACTTGTACCAAATTTTCAAGATTCATAGCCACCAGAGTGGTGGCTTTTTTGCTAAGTCCATTGCTCCTGATGGAATTCCTCCCTCTTTCCTAAGGAAAAAAGGATGGAGAATTCAAATATCAGGCTCATATAAATCTTGCAGACTAAGGGAAGCTCTAGGTGTTGATGCCCCACTTAGGGAGAAGCTCCCAGATTTTAATTTTCCTATCTCTAGAAAAAATTCACCTCCTGTGGTTGTAGGAAACTGGTATTGTCCATTTATCTTTGTGAGGGAAGGATCAGCAAAAGCTAGACACCAAATGAAGAAGTCCATGTTTTACAGCATGAGACTTGAGCAAAGGTGGGAAGAGATTTACTCTTGTGGCAGTGATGAAAGTGAAGGGGATGTTGATGTTGTGGTTGTGAATGTACTTGTGGAAAGAGAGGTCGTTAGGGTCTCTGGCATGGAAGCCTCAAAGAGTGGAAGAACTGATGCTAATGGTTTCTTCTGGTTTAGAGCATATAATCCATATACTAGAAGAAGGGCTAATGTGGGTTTAAGTTCAGCAATTTTTGAACACATGAGATGGGTGGAAGAGCAAGGAGGTTGGGCTCATGGCCATGGGAAAGAAAGGATGGTAAGAGTGAGAGAAGAGGTAAGGAGCCAGACTCAGTGGGTGAGGTTTGGGTGTTATGTGTTGGTGGAGAGCTTCTGCCTTAGGACACTGGATGGGAAATTGGTGTTGAGATATGACTTTAGGCACACCCACCATGTAAAATTCAAATGGGAGTAA
- the LOC130737607 gene encoding uncharacterized protein LOC130737607 isoform X2 — protein MDQSMNKLQTPRKACKSSREGDIVSCCFTDLLNDKGPKPFSLKDLYQIFKIHSHQSGGFFAKSIAPDGIPPSFLRKKGWRIQISGSYKSCRLREALGVDAPLREKLPDFNFPISRKNSPPVVVGNWYCPFIFVREGSAKARHQMKKSMFYSMRLEQRWEEIYSCGSDESEGDVDVVVVNVLVEREVVRVSGMEASKSGRTDANGFFWFRAYNPYTRRRANVGLSSAIFEHMRWVEEQGGWAHGHGKERMVRVREEVRSQTQWVRFGCYVLVESFCLRTLDGKLVLRYDFRHTHHVKFKWE, from the exons ATGGATCAGAGTATGAACAAACTTCAAACACCAAG GAAAGCATGCAAAAGCTCAAGAGAGGGGGACATAGTCAGTTGCTGCTTCACTGACCTCTTGAATGACAAAGGGCCAAAGCCTTTCAGTCTGAAAGACTTGTACCAAATTTTCAAGATTCATAGCCACCAGAGTGGTGGCTTTTTTGCTAAGTCCATTGCTCCTGATGGAATTCCTCCCTCTTTCCTAAGGAAAAAAGGATGGAGAATTCAAATATCAGGCTCATATAAATCTTGCAGACTAAGGGAAGCTCTAGGTGTTGATGCCCCACTTAGGGAGAAGCTCCCAGATTTTAATTTTCCTATCTCTAGAAAAAATTCACCTCCTGTGGTTGTAGGAAACTGGTATTGTCCATTTATCTTTGTGAGGGAAGGATCAGCAAAAGCTAGACACCAAATGAAGAAGTCCATGTTTTACAGCATGAGACTTGAGCAAAGGTGGGAAGAGATTTACTCTTGTGGCAGTGATGAAAGTGAAGGGGATGTTGATGTTGTGGTTGTGAATGTACTTGTGGAAAGAGAGGTCGTTAGGGTCTCTGGCATGGAAGCCTCAAAGAGTGGAAGAACTGATGCTAATGGTTTCTTCTGGTTTAGAGCATATAATCCATATACTAGAAGAAGGGCTAATGTGGGTTTAAGTTCAGCAATTTTTGAACACATGAGATGGGTGGAAGAGCAAGGAGGTTGGGCTCATGGCCATGGGAAAGAAAGGATGGTAAGAGTGAGAGAAGAGGTAAGGAGCCAGACTCAGTGGGTGAGGTTTGGGTGTTATGTGTTGGTGGAGAGCTTCTGCCTTAGGACACTGGATGGGAAATTGGTGTTGAGATATGACTTTAGGCACACCCACCATGTAAAATTCAAATGGGAGTAA